Proteins encoded within one genomic window of Phototrophicus methaneseepsis:
- a CDS encoding ABC transporter ATP-binding protein, giving the protein MSQRRPEIRLGPRRGVPGASTERMKDAQGTLRRLGGYLSGQRWLLVGVVALVILATAFSLSVPYLVGVAIDQYIAVADVSGLMQIVILILVIAACYSAVTWVHLLLMNRVSQYTVRDLRCELFDKLQTLPLRFFDQRPHGELMSYLTNDVENISIVLAENVTTFLSSILITVGTVCLILLINIPLSIVTFIVIPTTAYFTRYVAKHTRKGFRDQQEALSQLNGQIEETITGGKIIRAYGQEQATVEDFIAKNERLREAAIYAQTYGGFMGPGNNMIYNFGFVLIASAGGWLALHDLASVGIIATFLTYTQQLRRQMGDITNMFNTIQSALAGAERIFTILDEQAEIENVSDAVVLETVKGAVRFEDVSFGYRPDVPILKHINLDVAPGKMIALVGPTGAGKTTIISLLSRFYDITSGTIRLDGYDIRRIDKYDLRRLLGIVLQDTFLFSETVMENIRYGRLDATDEEVVAAAQMANADHFVSRLPHGYQEMLSERASNLSQGQRQLLAIARAILADPAILILDEATSSVDTRTEIQVQQAMNRLMKGRTSFVIAHRLSTIRKADMILFIRDGEIAERGTHEELLALQGHYHQLYTSQFRANSTPAGD; this is encoded by the coding sequence ATGTCTCAACGCAGGCCTGAAATTCGGCTTGGACCTCGGCGCGGCGTCCCTGGGGCCAGTACAGAGCGGATGAAAGATGCGCAGGGGACGCTACGCCGCTTGGGCGGGTATCTATCGGGTCAGCGATGGTTGCTGGTGGGTGTGGTGGCTCTGGTGATTTTGGCGACGGCTTTCAGCCTGTCGGTGCCTTACCTGGTGGGTGTTGCCATTGATCAATATATCGCTGTGGCGGACGTCTCCGGCTTGATGCAGATTGTCATCCTCATCCTGGTGATTGCTGCTTGTTATAGCGCTGTGACGTGGGTTCATTTGCTGCTGATGAATCGCGTCTCACAATATACAGTGCGTGATCTGCGGTGCGAATTGTTTGACAAACTGCAAACGCTGCCGCTGCGCTTCTTCGACCAGCGACCGCATGGGGAGTTAATGAGCTATCTCACCAATGACGTTGAAAATATCAGCATTGTATTAGCTGAAAATGTCACGACCTTTCTTTCCAGCATATTAATCACTGTCGGCACGGTATGCTTGATCTTGCTGATTAACATTCCACTGTCGATTGTGACCTTCATCGTCATCCCGACAACGGCCTATTTTACCCGTTATGTGGCTAAGCATACGCGTAAGGGCTTCCGCGATCAGCAAGAGGCGCTATCGCAGCTTAACGGCCAGATAGAGGAAACGATCACAGGTGGAAAGATCATTCGCGCTTATGGTCAGGAACAGGCCACTGTCGAGGATTTTATCGCTAAAAATGAACGACTGCGCGAAGCGGCCATCTACGCCCAGACCTATGGTGGCTTTATGGGCCCTGGCAACAACATGATCTATAACTTCGGCTTTGTGTTGATCGCCAGCGCGGGCGGATGGCTGGCACTGCATGATCTCGCTTCTGTGGGCATTATTGCGACCTTCCTCACCTATACGCAGCAGTTACGCCGCCAAATGGGTGATATTACGAATATGTTCAATACAATTCAATCGGCATTAGCGGGTGCGGAACGCATCTTTACGATCCTGGATGAACAGGCAGAAATCGAAAATGTCTCCGATGCCGTGGTGTTGGAGACTGTCAAAGGCGCTGTGCGTTTTGAGGATGTCTCTTTTGGATATCGCCCGGATGTGCCGATTCTGAAGCATATTAACCTGGACGTTGCGCCGGGGAAGATGATTGCGCTGGTGGGGCCGACGGGTGCCGGTAAGACGACCATTATCAGCTTGCTCTCGCGCTTTTATGACATCACGTCTGGCACGATCCGGCTAGATGGATATGATATTCGCCGTATCGATAAATATGATTTGCGGCGTTTATTGGGCATTGTATTGCAAGATACATTTTTATTTTCTGAGACGGTGATGGAGAATATCCGTTATGGGCGGCTGGATGCGACGGATGAAGAAGTTGTGGCAGCGGCGCAAATGGCGAACGCGGATCATTTTGTTTCTCGGTTGCCGCATGGCTATCAGGAGATGCTCTCAGAACGGGCCTCCAACCTCAGCCAGGGGCAGCGCCAACTGCTGGCGATAGCGCGCGCTATCCTGGCAGACCCGGCGATTCTCATCCTGGATGAAGCCACAAGCAGCGTTGATACACGTACAGAAATTCAGGTACAGCAAGCGATGAACCGACTCATGAAAGGGCGAACCAGCTTCGTCATTGCACACCGCCTGAGCACTATCCGCAAAGCGGATATGATCCTTTTTATTCGTGATGGCGAAATTGCTGAGCGCGGTACGCATGAGGAATTGCTCGCCCTACAAGGCCACTATCACCAGCTCTATACAAGTCAGTTCAGAGCTAATTCAACCCCTGCTGGGGATTAA
- a CDS encoding DIP1984 family protein: MKLAEALINRADAQKRVQQLRERLNRSVLVQEGEQPPEDPQELLAEMERVISELTHLIKRINRTNASTPFDAARTLTDALADRDAIMLERSLIESAVQSATEQNNMRYSRSEIKQVMTIDVRALQVRIDALSRDYRQLDSAIQQMNWQVDLLGA, from the coding sequence ATGAAACTAGCCGAAGCCTTGATTAACCGTGCTGATGCCCAGAAGCGGGTTCAGCAGTTAAGAGAACGCCTGAACCGGAGTGTCCTGGTGCAGGAAGGCGAGCAGCCGCCGGAAGACCCTCAAGAGCTCCTTGCAGAGATGGAGCGCGTTATCAGTGAATTGACGCATCTAATCAAGCGGATTAACCGCACAAACGCGAGTACACCCTTTGATGCAGCGCGCACGCTAACGGATGCCCTGGCAGACCGGGATGCGATCATGTTAGAACGCAGTCTGATTGAGAGTGCTGTCCAGTCTGCGACCGAGCAGAATAACATGCGCTACAGCCGCTCGGAGATCAAGCAAGTGATGACTATTGATGTGCGCGCATTGCAGGTCCGCATTGATGCGCTCTCGCGCGATTATCGTCAGTTAGATTCCGCTATTCAGCAGATGAATTGGCAGGTTGATCTGTTAGGCGCTTAA
- a CDS encoding GNAT family N-acetyltransferase: MTELFDFSQFPILQTERLVLRKLTHDDAEAMIAIFGSPEVLRFLNEDPVDTVEKAVGMIDWLNGHYDDQHAVQWGITLQGDDHVVGTCGFYRWDRSDRHVDIGYHIVPSLWGRGYATEAARAVVGWCFQNLGVHRIQADCTEGHTASERVMIKCGFRLEGTWRESCWEHGRFVNIRQYGLLQPEFAASQSNFSSLI, encoded by the coding sequence ATGACTGAATTATTTGATTTTTCGCAATTCCCTATACTACAAACAGAACGTCTGGTGTTACGCAAGCTCACGCATGATGATGCGGAAGCGATGATAGCAATCTTCGGCTCGCCGGAGGTGCTGCGCTTCCTCAATGAAGACCCTGTCGATACGGTGGAGAAAGCCGTTGGCATGATCGATTGGCTAAACGGGCATTATGACGATCAACATGCTGTACAGTGGGGGATCACGCTGCAGGGAGATGACCACGTGGTGGGTACCTGCGGCTTTTATCGTTGGGATCGCAGTGACCGCCATGTCGATATTGGCTACCATATCGTGCCATCTCTTTGGGGCCGGGGGTATGCAACAGAGGCTGCGCGGGCTGTAGTTGGCTGGTGCTTCCAAAATTTGGGTGTGCATCGTATTCAAGCAGATTGTACCGAGGGGCATACGGCCTCTGAACGAGTGATGATCAAGTGCGGCTTCAGGCTGGAAGGCACATGGCGAGAAAGCTGTTGGGAGCATGGCCGCTTTGTGAACATCCGCCAATATGGTTTGTTGCAACCAGAATTCGCAGCCTCTCAGAGTAACTTCTCTTCCTTAATATAG
- the hydA gene encoding dihydropyrimidinase, with the protein MTKLDVVIRNGEIVTAAGAIGQADIGILDGKIVQIGGELEGELELDATGKLVMPGGIDTHVHLSSPPSLQQREPRWVDDFYSGSAAALAGGITTLGNMSFADPGELPMDCIQRDADVARGQTMVDLYFHPVLRQAIPEVLDQIPTLFESGCNTIKMFTVFPDFDAQIPAFMEAARRAHQHGMLTLIHCEDHMLIEEATEQLLNAGKTSMRYYPESRPVNSEVIATQRAVSFAEATGAPVYIVHLSSKRALDVCIDAQERGLPVYVETRPLYLHLTRERFEDADGAKYVGQPPLREQSDVDALWEGIRQGYIHTVCTDHAPWSLEAKLDPTHDLRNLRPGVANLQTMIPMLYSEGVLKGRISLGKLVEVTSTNVAKLFGLFPHKGTIAVGSDADVVIFDPELEQTVEASMIKSNAAHSVFEGWKVTGWPIATLRRGELVFQNGEILSQPGSGELIARGKTQAL; encoded by the coding sequence GTGACGAAGCTAGATGTTGTCATCCGTAATGGTGAAATCGTCACCGCAGCCGGGGCCATCGGCCAAGCTGACATCGGTATCCTGGATGGCAAAATCGTCCAGATTGGCGGCGAACTAGAAGGAGAATTGGAACTGGATGCCACGGGCAAGCTTGTCATGCCGGGCGGCATCGATACCCATGTTCACCTCTCATCACCGCCATCTTTGCAGCAGAGAGAGCCTCGCTGGGTCGATGATTTTTACAGTGGGTCCGCCGCAGCGCTGGCAGGGGGTATCACCACACTGGGCAATATGTCCTTCGCGGACCCTGGCGAACTGCCAATGGATTGCATCCAACGGGATGCAGATGTAGCACGCGGCCAGACGATGGTCGACCTGTATTTTCATCCTGTTCTGCGGCAAGCCATACCCGAAGTTCTGGATCAAATCCCAACGCTCTTTGAATCCGGCTGTAATACAATCAAGATGTTCACGGTCTTCCCGGATTTTGACGCGCAAATCCCCGCATTTATGGAAGCCGCCCGCCGCGCCCACCAACACGGTATGCTGACGCTTATCCACTGCGAAGATCACATGCTGATTGAAGAAGCGACCGAACAGCTCCTCAACGCAGGTAAAACGTCGATGCGTTACTATCCAGAGAGCCGCCCGGTCAATTCTGAAGTCATCGCCACACAGCGCGCCGTTAGCTTTGCAGAAGCCACAGGCGCGCCCGTCTATATCGTGCATCTGTCATCTAAACGGGCGCTAGACGTCTGCATTGATGCACAAGAGCGCGGCCTGCCCGTCTATGTGGAGACGCGCCCGCTGTACCTGCATCTGACGCGCGAGCGATTCGAGGATGCTGATGGGGCCAAGTACGTCGGCCAGCCGCCGCTACGTGAACAAAGTGATGTCGATGCCCTGTGGGAAGGCATTCGCCAGGGATACATTCACACCGTTTGTACAGACCATGCCCCCTGGTCGCTGGAAGCCAAGCTAGACCCAACCCACGACCTGCGCAACCTGCGCCCTGGCGTCGCCAACCTCCAAACAATGATCCCGATGCTCTATTCAGAAGGCGTCCTGAAAGGCCGTATTTCCTTGGGTAAGCTCGTTGAGGTGACGTCAACCAATGTGGCTAAGCTCTTTGGCTTGTTCCCCCATAAAGGGACGATAGCGGTTGGCAGTGATGCGGATGTCGTCATCTTCGACCCGGAGTTGGAACAAACCGTTGAAGCTTCAATGATAAAATCCAACGCGGCACATTCTGTCTTCGAAGGTTGGAAAGTGACGGGCTGGCCCATTGCCACCCTGCGCCGTGGTGAACTCGTCTTCCAGAATGGCGAAATCCTCAGCCAACCGGGCAGTGGTGAACTCATCGCCCGTGGTAAGACGCAAGCCCTATAA
- a CDS encoding S9 family peptidase yields the protein MTVTQEATQEKRHFGLLDDLHYARIGSARLSPDGKWVVYERTQPDAETEKTSRNLWRINLATGESRQLTYDDSSSAPEWSPDGKSIAFLSGRSGKPQIYLLPTDGGEARQITDFMQGIAGGPTWSPDGKSLAFTAGPAVEPRDPSDPYTVTRFIYRFDGIGYLDDHVRNIFVLTLADGSVKQLTDDAQMNRTLRWSPSGDEILYLASHDPDSPKLFYSKIRVVTMDGDIEEILGLDWGFIKNADWSEDGKKIIFASAVSDHPMATKDDLWEVARSGGTPVNLTSTMENGVEMAWHPAHNADKMLYFGDSARVCVAESGKKGIYAISLTGEPDPQQLLGGERTLSLLDANDTHMLFLSSTLENPGELHIANLDGTDEKPITHVNEAHMAGIIFPEVEHLLYTNEDGDQVEGWMLLPPGGEAPYPTVLYIHGGPHGWYGHKYTSDFQMLAGAGYAVLFVNPRGSTGYGDDYASALSGHWGVMDYKDLMAGVDYAIEQGLADPDKLGVCGLSYGGFMTTFTVGQTRRFKAAVAENPITDLVSRYGTADMGPWGSLSELGGKPHEIPEVYKQSSPITYAHLCTTPTLLVQGEDDYRCPIGQGEQFYAHLKANGCPTEMVRLPGMSHVASISGPVKVQKAQNEATLNWLNKYILGIS from the coding sequence ATGACAGTCACGCAAGAAGCAACGCAGGAAAAACGGCACTTTGGCCTCTTAGATGATTTGCACTATGCACGCATTGGTAGTGCGCGCCTTTCGCCGGATGGGAAATGGGTGGTGTACGAACGCACACAGCCAGACGCCGAGACAGAAAAAACATCGCGCAACTTATGGCGAATCAATCTGGCAACGGGTGAATCGCGCCAGCTAACCTACGACGACAGCAGCAGCGCGCCAGAATGGTCGCCGGATGGCAAGTCTATTGCATTCCTCTCTGGCCGGAGCGGCAAGCCACAGATTTACCTGCTGCCTACAGATGGTGGTGAAGCCCGCCAGATCACAGATTTTATGCAGGGGATTGCAGGCGGCCCAACATGGTCACCGGATGGCAAATCACTTGCCTTTACGGCAGGGCCTGCCGTTGAGCCACGCGACCCCAGCGATCCTTACACAGTCACCCGCTTCATCTATCGCTTTGATGGCATCGGCTATCTGGATGATCATGTTCGTAATATCTTCGTGCTCACCCTGGCAGATGGCAGCGTCAAGCAGCTCACAGATGATGCACAGATGAATCGTACGTTACGATGGTCCCCATCTGGCGATGAAATTCTCTACCTCGCCTCTCATGACCCAGATAGCCCGAAGCTCTTCTATTCGAAGATCCGCGTTGTGACGATGGATGGCGATATAGAGGAAATCCTCGGCCTGGATTGGGGCTTCATCAAAAATGCAGATTGGTCAGAAGATGGTAAAAAGATCATCTTCGCCAGTGCCGTAAGCGACCACCCCATGGCGACCAAAGACGATCTATGGGAGGTCGCTCGCAGCGGCGGCACCCCGGTTAACCTCACCAGCACGATGGAAAATGGCGTCGAAATGGCATGGCACCCCGCCCACAATGCCGATAAGATGCTCTACTTTGGAGATAGCGCCCGCGTCTGTGTGGCGGAATCCGGCAAGAAAGGCATTTACGCTATTTCGTTGACCGGTGAACCGGACCCGCAGCAACTCCTTGGTGGTGAGCGAACGCTCTCGCTGTTAGATGCCAATGACACCCATATGCTGTTCCTTTCCAGCACATTGGAAAACCCGGGGGAATTACACATTGCGAACCTGGATGGCACCGATGAAAAGCCCATCACCCATGTGAACGAAGCCCATATGGCCGGGATTATCTTCCCGGAAGTTGAGCATCTGCTCTATACCAATGAAGATGGCGATCAGGTAGAAGGTTGGATGCTGCTGCCACCCGGTGGCGAAGCCCCTTACCCGACAGTCCTCTATATCCATGGCGGCCCGCATGGCTGGTATGGGCATAAATACACCAGCGACTTCCAGATGTTAGCAGGGGCTGGTTATGCCGTACTCTTCGTGAATCCGCGTGGCTCCACAGGTTATGGCGATGACTACGCATCGGCCCTTTCAGGCCATTGGGGTGTGATGGATTATAAAGACCTGATGGCTGGCGTCGATTATGCGATTGAACAGGGGCTGGCTGATCCAGATAAACTGGGCGTCTGCGGCCTCTCTTATGGCGGCTTTATGACCACCTTCACAGTCGGCCAAACACGGCGCTTTAAAGCTGCCGTCGCAGAGAACCCGATTACGGATCTCGTCAGCCGCTATGGCACTGCGGATATGGGACCATGGGGATCACTGAGTGAACTGGGTGGCAAACCGCACGAAATCCCGGAAGTATATAAACAGAGTTCGCCCATTACCTATGCGCACCTCTGCACCACGCCGACCCTGCTCGTCCAGGGCGAAGATGATTATCGCTGCCCCATCGGCCAGGGTGAGCAATTCTACGCGCATCTAAAGGCCAATGGCTGCCCCACTGAGATGGTCCGCTTACCGGGTATGTCCCACGTCGCATCCATCAGTGGCCCGGTGAAGGTCCAGAAGGCGCAGAATGAAGCCACACTCAACTGGCTGAATAAGTACATTCTGGGTATATCTTAA
- a CDS encoding BMP family ABC transporter substrate-binding protein — translation MKIRRYVTVFIFLIMVPMALAGCDQAPAENTGGGEAQSGSGSTVAFVYADNIEDYNWSYLHEIGRQYLAEQLPDVSTTYVEEVTAEDAEQTLRDLADEGAKLIFATSPIFSDAVLAVAPDYPETYFEVAQGTETADNVATYDGRMYQAFYLMGGYTGEMTESGIIGFIAPEPTPEVISHINALTLSSRLIRTCEDITVHVKWTNSWTDSEADSAAAQELVDEGADVLIQHTYSPAVQEVAEENGVRSVGYGFDMREFAPTANLTSVVWQWGWYYTRRVQDYLDGEWESEAYMGSVSTQNFGRGIIDLAPYTYDQIPQILEAPPMKWRVSYNETNKDAMDGPIYAQNGDLVLANREQFEDDYIFNGMDWFVQGVVGDAPGTPPEAVEGTGASIACS, via the coding sequence ATGAAAATTCGAAGATATGTAACCGTGTTCATTTTCTTAATCATGGTCCCTATGGCCCTGGCAGGCTGCGACCAGGCCCCCGCAGAAAACACTGGCGGCGGTGAGGCACAATCGGGTTCAGGCAGTACAGTGGCTTTTGTCTACGCGGATAACATCGAAGACTACAACTGGAGCTATCTACACGAAATTGGGCGGCAATATCTGGCAGAACAACTGCCGGATGTCAGCACAACCTATGTCGAAGAAGTCACAGCCGAAGATGCCGAGCAAACGCTGCGGGATCTGGCTGATGAAGGCGCAAAGCTCATCTTTGCCACCTCCCCCATATTCAGCGATGCTGTCCTCGCCGTCGCGCCAGATTATCCCGAAACTTACTTTGAAGTCGCCCAGGGCACAGAAACAGCCGATAACGTCGCAACCTACGATGGTCGTATGTATCAGGCTTTCTATTTGATGGGTGGCTATACCGGCGAAATGACGGAATCCGGCATTATTGGTTTTATCGCGCCGGAACCCACGCCGGAAGTGATCAGCCACATTAACGCCCTGACGCTCTCCAGCCGCCTCATCCGCACATGTGAAGACATCACCGTTCACGTGAAATGGACCAATTCCTGGACAGACTCAGAAGCCGACAGTGCCGCTGCTCAGGAACTTGTCGACGAAGGCGCGGATGTGCTCATTCAGCATACATATAGCCCGGCAGTTCAGGAAGTCGCAGAAGAAAATGGCGTCCGTTCCGTTGGCTATGGCTTTGATATGCGCGAATTCGCACCAACAGCCAACCTGACAAGCGTCGTCTGGCAGTGGGGTTGGTATTACACACGCCGTGTTCAGGATTATTTAGACGGTGAATGGGAAAGCGAAGCCTACATGGGCAGTGTCTCGACCCAGAACTTCGGCAGGGGCATTATTGACCTCGCACCCTACACCTACGATCAAATCCCGCAAATTTTGGAAGCGCCCCCCATGAAATGGCGCGTTAGCTATAACGAAACCAATAAGGATGCCATGGATGGCCCCATCTATGCCCAGAATGGCGACCTTGTCCTGGCGAACCGGGAACAGTTCGAAGATGATTACATCTTCAACGGCATGGATTGGTTTGTACAAGGTGTCGTTGGCGATGCACCGGGCACACCGCCGGAAGCCGTCGAAGGTACGGGTGCAAGTATCGCTTGTAGCTAG
- a CDS encoding ABC transporter substrate-binding protein: MKRFSIIYLCMLLLGASLVAPVAAQDEADCPQTGGTFTIGVQSMLPMDPNTAGSDWTYYVMTNINSMLFRIESGQPVPDLAESWEISEDGTIYTWHLRQGMMWQDGNEVFPEGESREVVADDVVYSFMRQYDDESSMLPSDIRNIFVSIEAVDDYTVVLTLSAPDAIIYDKARGLTFTAIVAEEAIEYWGDEYGLHPVGSGPFEFVSYSPDEEVVLRANEDYYITPCVDEVIFKVLPDTPAAMIALEAGDIDWWGSVTPGEYVEQFQSNEDMTVINFGCPVESRNYFSVAEAPYSDVRFRQAVAVMRDGDAINQALRGSTHVHGGGTAGPGVAGYVEDLYDTYYQYDPELAASLLDEMGIVDENGDGLRDWEGETLVIPMYATNADPAPDYVAATVDAGSQIGLTIEPVITDTGTYNSTYNAGEAGIYFSSGWCGEGGTNSLWGRGGFASPLGYEDEEIFELLGAAATNLNEEERNEQLQAVTRRVAELYWAPSYGFFNIFTVKNNYVKDFFGGEWTLNLVTDDHNVWIAEDER, from the coding sequence GTGAAACGCTTTAGCATAATCTATTTGTGCATGCTGCTGTTAGGGGCCAGCTTGGTCGCTCCTGTTGCAGCACAAGATGAAGCAGACTGCCCTCAGACTGGCGGGACCTTTACCATCGGCGTTCAGAGCATGCTGCCAATGGATCCGAATACAGCAGGGTCTGACTGGACTTACTACGTCATGACCAACATCAACAGCATGTTGTTCCGCATCGAATCCGGCCAGCCGGTACCAGACCTAGCAGAATCCTGGGAAATCAGCGAAGACGGCACCATCTATACCTGGCACCTGCGTCAGGGCATGATGTGGCAGGATGGCAATGAAGTCTTCCCGGAAGGCGAAAGCCGCGAAGTGGTCGCTGATGATGTGGTTTACTCCTTTATGCGGCAGTATGACGACGAAAGCTCCATGCTGCCATCAGACATCCGCAACATCTTCGTCTCCATCGAAGCCGTTGATGATTACACCGTCGTCCTGACGCTGAGCGCACCGGACGCCATCATCTACGATAAAGCTCGTGGCCTGACCTTCACAGCGATTGTCGCTGAAGAAGCCATTGAGTATTGGGGTGATGAATACGGCCTGCACCCGGTTGGCTCTGGTCCGTTCGAATTTGTCTCCTACAGCCCGGATGAAGAGGTTGTGCTGCGTGCCAATGAAGATTACTACATTACACCCTGTGTGGACGAAGTGATCTTCAAGGTGCTGCCAGATACACCTGCTGCTATGATCGCCCTGGAAGCTGGCGACATCGATTGGTGGGGTTCCGTTACACCTGGTGAATACGTTGAGCAGTTCCAGAGCAACGAAGACATGACCGTCATCAACTTTGGCTGCCCGGTCGAAAGCCGCAACTACTTCTCTGTAGCAGAAGCACCGTACAGCGATGTACGTTTCCGTCAGGCTGTCGCCGTCATGCGCGATGGTGATGCGATCAACCAGGCCCTGCGTGGCAGCACCCACGTGCATGGTGGTGGTACCGCTGGCCCAGGCGTCGCTGGCTACGTCGAAGACCTCTACGATACCTACTACCAGTACGATCCTGAACTGGCTGCATCCCTGCTGGATGAAATGGGCATCGTAGACGAAAATGGCGATGGTCTGCGCGATTGGGAAGGCGAAACACTGGTCATCCCGATGTACGCCACCAACGCTGATCCAGCACCGGATTACGTCGCTGCGACAGTTGATGCAGGCTCACAGATTGGCCTGACAATCGAACCCGTCATCACGGACACAGGTACGTACAACTCCACCTACAATGCAGGCGAAGCAGGCATTTACTTCTCCTCCGGCTGGTGTGGTGAGGGTGGTACCAACTCTCTGTGGGGCCGTGGTGGCTTCGCTTCCCCGTTGGGTTACGAAGACGAAGAAATCTTCGAACTTCTTGGCGCTGCAGCAACCAACCTGAATGAAGAAGAACGCAACGAGCAGTTGCAGGCCGTGACGCGCCGCGTTGCAGAACTATACTGGGCACCGTCCTACGGCTTCTTCAACATCTTCACGGTCAAGAACAATTACGTGAAGGACTTCTTCGGTGGTGAATGGACGCTGAACCTCGTCACTGACGATCACAACGTCTGGATTGCTGAAGACGAACGCTAA
- the nikC gene encoding nickel transporter permease codes for MAASNVQTNIKSLAEEAPTAPIRSQSMTSVAIRKMLKNKQAMLGVAIILFLVLVALFAQVIAPYDPYKTDYSAYKEPPSAQHLLGTDELGRDVLSRLIYGTRISLTIGVAVAVIAMGIGVPLGAIAGYYGGTVDLIIMRIVDILMAFPFIVLAIAMVAIAGPSLGNMMLVLGGVSWIWYTRLVRGMVLAQREEDYVLAARALGASSLTIIFRHLLPNVLAVVIVQASFSVAEAILAAASLSYLGLGAQPPTAEWGAMLSNAKEYMRILPVLSIAPGVAIMITVLAINFIGDALRDALDPTLRQ; via the coding sequence ATGGCTGCAAGCAACGTTCAAACCAATATCAAAAGCCTTGCGGAAGAGGCCCCAACAGCACCGATCCGTTCACAATCCATGACGAGCGTCGCGATACGCAAGATGCTCAAAAACAAGCAAGCCATGCTAGGCGTAGCGATCATCCTTTTCCTGGTGCTGGTCGCGCTCTTCGCGCAAGTCATCGCACCTTATGACCCCTACAAGACGGATTACTCAGCATATAAGGAACCCCCCAGTGCACAACACCTGTTGGGTACAGATGAACTGGGACGTGATGTCCTGAGCCGTCTAATCTATGGCACCCGCATCTCGCTGACAATTGGCGTCGCCGTGGCGGTCATCGCAATGGGTATTGGCGTACCACTGGGCGCAATCGCCGGATACTATGGCGGCACAGTCGATCTCATCATCATGCGTATCGTCGACATCCTGATGGCATTCCCATTTATCGTGCTGGCGATCGCAATGGTCGCCATAGCCGGGCCAAGCCTGGGCAATATGATGCTCGTATTAGGCGGCGTCTCCTGGATCTGGTACACACGCCTGGTACGAGGCATGGTACTGGCACAGCGAGAAGAAGATTATGTCCTGGCAGCGCGCGCATTGGGTGCCTCCAGCCTGACCATTATCTTCCGTCACCTACTCCCGAATGTCCTGGCAGTTGTCATCGTACAAGCATCTTTCAGCGTTGCAGAAGCGATCCTCGCCGCTGCTTCGCTCAGTTACCTGGGCCTGGGTGCCCAACCCCCAACTGCAGAATGGGGCGCGATGCTGAGTAACGCAAAAGAATATATGCGGATACTCCCAGTTCTATCCATCGCGCCAGGAGTCGCCATTATGATTACTGTCCTCGCAATCAACTTTATTGGGGATGCCTTGCGTGATGCGTTGGACCCCACATTGCGCCAGTAA
- a CDS encoding ABC transporter permease has translation MKQFIFRRLILLIPVVFGVATLTFIMIHAIPGDPIQIMAGEMRDLTPAERERIAESLGLNDPLPVQYVRYMTGLLHGDMGISIASRSAVSYEIAERFPDTFILTISSMLIVIIIAFPLGMISALKHDTWVDKVAMTFALLGVSMPAFWFGIMLMLVFGLYLGWLPTVGQGKTTVEFIQSLILPSITLSMILLGLVTRMVRSSMLEVLKRDYVRTAYAKGLANRFVYFRHALPNALIPVLTVLSGQFANLLGGAVVIETVFGWPGLGRLTVNAVFRRDYQVVTGGVLVFAVIVILVNLLNDIFYSLIDPRVRLG, from the coding sequence GTGAAGCAGTTTATCTTTCGTCGTCTCATCTTACTCATCCCAGTGGTTTTTGGTGTAGCCACCTTAACCTTCATTATGATCCATGCAATTCCGGGTGATCCCATCCAGATCATGGCTGGTGAAATGAGGGACCTTACCCCTGCTGAGCGTGAGCGCATTGCGGAATCTCTGGGCCTGAATGATCCTCTGCCCGTCCAATATGTACGTTACATGACAGGCTTGCTGCATGGCGATATGGGCATCTCAATAGCCAGCCGCTCAGCAGTCAGTTATGAAATTGCGGAGCGCTTCCCGGATACATTTATCCTGACCATTTCATCGATGTTGATTGTCATCATCATCGCTTTCCCACTAGGCATGATCTCTGCCCTTAAACATGATACCTGGGTCGATAAGGTCGCGATGACCTTTGCCCTGCTTGGGGTATCGATGCCTGCATTCTGGTTCGGCATTATGCTCATGCTGGTCTTCGGCCTGTACCTGGGTTGGCTCCCGACCGTTGGTCAGGGCAAAACAACCGTTGAATTTATCCAGTCGCTGATCCTGCCCTCTATCACCCTCAGCATGATCTTGCTCGGCTTGGTAACACGTATGGTCCGCTCCAGCATGTTAGAAGTCCTCAAGCGCGATTATGTGCGCACAGCTTATGCCAAAGGCCTTGCAAATCGGTTCGTTTATTTCAGGCATGCCCTGCCAAACGCGCTGATCCCAGTATTGACTGTGCTTTCAGGCCAGTTTGCCAACCTGCTTGGCGGCGCTGTGGTGATCGAAACAGTTTTCGGCTGGCCTGGGCTTGGCCGCCTCACGGTGAATGCTGTCTTCCGGCGAGATTATCAGGTGGTAACAGGTGGCGTATTGGTCTTTGCGGTCATCGTCATCCTTGTCAATCTGCTGAACGATATTTTCTACTCTCTCATTGACCCACGCGTACGGCTTGGATAG